The following proteins are encoded in a genomic region of Leifsonia psychrotolerans:
- a CDS encoding beta strand repeat-containing protein, which produces MSAHFARTRLQTPLVAAALTLALVVAGNVGPVSSAHAALPPISVTSTADRAAGWVCSPTEVLDSPVTLRTALCVASNAGGTVDITLAAGTYSLNAALGPLIVGTKTGSTLSISGNSTASTVITGAGTHQIMTLDPEMVGGVAVSLSELTISNGVDNVFGGGALIGGSGNASVADTLSLKKTALTANKANTVLAPNPVSVPPNPGGAVQFLGGSLSIIDSVFSNNSSGDSAGGAVAYQAMGAASAAETLTITGSTFTGNTATSVVSLANGGGALYVAGPAAMTITDSTFTGNIVTTGSGASTHATSGAAILQDGGALSLTASTVTDNIMDGTSSAIGGAIQINNGTFAGEYNRIRGNVSGASRIGLGSTANPAVPITATNNWWGCVGGPGASGCDAVAVATSTKPTVTPFLTLTATANPTPIIAADRSAVITASLLKNSAGTAIGASKLTAFAGLPIAWSTPLPSGATLVPATTVLNAGVATANYDARATEGVGGARAALDGSPAIAVLEVHTKPAITSGASAVFLVGAAAATTITTTGFPAPSIATSDALPEGLTFVDSGDGTATIAGTPVAGSGGDYALAIRASNSAGSAAGKTLTVQVREAPGFSSATAAQFARGTEQTFTVRAGGFPNSTIALSGTLPDGISFTAKADGTATLSGTPTVSGTFPLTFTATNGINPAAAQGFTLTVVQPAAITTQPESTTAIAGTDVEFAAGASGFPVPTVQWQVSTDAGASFTNVPGATSTTYRFSATQAQNGNRYRVVFSNGTVATTMAATLTVGTAPTLTSAPSAVFSQGVAGQSFTVVSTGSPAATLSLGAGAPGWLTLTASGPGTATVTGTPPAGSARVWTFPIVAANGFGTGDVQTFALTVTAAPVLTSPNRSTFRVGSVGSFAVTTTAGEPNATTITLMGALPTGVSFTDNGDGTATLAGTPAAASGGVYELTLTASNGIAPNPVQTFTLTVNESPVVTTDPANSLSLVGAEVTFTAAARGFPIPTVQWQVATTASGPFTDLAGETQPTVTFAAAQSQNGNRYRAVFSNGSTATTAEATLVVGRAPVITSSDTVNFLAGGGEQSFALTADGSPAALFTVAATEAVWSWLRSESGLNGPPRLYGTPPGSPGTEYTVQVQASNSFGRSAVQNITIRVVQAPSITLNPLPQSVIAGEVATFSAGASGYPQPTVRWQVSTDGGTAFTNVTGLTATAETLEVASAQSQNGWLYRAVYTNSIGSTTTDAALLTVGTPPQITSGATATFTVDSGAQRAAITTSGTPRATLALTDGLIGGVTSPVPAWLSLADAGDGTGTLGGTPPVGSGGVYDLTLTASNGFGADAVQTFTLTVNEAPVVTSAAQAAFEAGVPGDFTVTTGAGFPANPTLTLAGALPTGVTFVDNGDGTATLAGTAAAKTGGSYAVTVTARNASGASVTQALTVVVAEAPHFAGDASAHVTHGIVAAVTIATEFGFPDTVAITTASPLPGGLTFTDNGDGTATLAGVATDPVGTSVDLLLSATNGVGTDATRTLTLSVVAAAVVPLPIVLPPSTGVLEGVPDTARPGQTITVTATGFAAGAPITFGIYSTPRQLAQATADASGSATTQLTLPSDLLGLHTLAASGLTQQGAERFVTHAVTLEKASVPPVNPPDTDGNGSGTGSGNGAGSGSGVIASTGVAGDVTLLAGLALLMLAGGLLIAVRRRRAHL; this is translated from the coding sequence ATGTCTGCACACTTCGCGCGTACGCGCCTTCAAACCCCGCTCGTTGCTGCCGCGCTGACGCTCGCCTTGGTCGTTGCCGGCAACGTCGGCCCCGTCTCCTCGGCACACGCCGCACTGCCCCCGATCAGTGTGACGTCGACGGCCGACCGGGCCGCCGGGTGGGTCTGTTCGCCGACCGAGGTGCTCGACTCGCCGGTCACGCTGCGCACCGCGCTCTGTGTGGCGAGCAACGCGGGCGGCACGGTCGACATCACGCTGGCTGCCGGCACGTACAGCCTTAATGCCGCGCTCGGCCCGCTCATCGTCGGAACGAAAACCGGCAGCACCCTCTCGATCTCGGGCAACTCGACAGCGTCGACCGTCATCACCGGCGCGGGCACTCACCAGATCATGACTCTCGACCCCGAGATGGTCGGCGGCGTCGCGGTCAGCCTCTCGGAACTCACGATCAGCAACGGCGTCGACAACGTTTTCGGCGGCGGCGCCCTCATCGGCGGGTCGGGCAATGCCAGCGTGGCTGACACCCTGTCGCTGAAAAAAACAGCCCTTACCGCCAACAAGGCCAATACCGTTCTGGCTCCGAACCCCGTCAGTGTGCCCCCGAATCCAGGTGGCGCGGTTCAGTTCCTCGGCGGATCGCTCAGCATCATCGACTCGGTTTTCTCCAACAACTCCTCGGGGGACAGCGCGGGCGGGGCCGTGGCTTATCAAGCAATGGGGGCTGCCTCGGCCGCCGAAACCCTCACGATCACGGGTTCGACATTCACCGGAAATACCGCGACCAGCGTCGTGTCCCTAGCGAACGGCGGTGGCGCGCTTTACGTGGCCGGCCCCGCCGCAATGACCATCACCGACAGCACGTTCACCGGCAACATCGTCACCACCGGCTCAGGGGCGAGCACGCACGCGACCTCCGGTGCGGCAATTCTTCAAGACGGCGGTGCGCTCTCGCTGACCGCGTCGACCGTGACCGACAACATCATGGATGGCACCTCGAGTGCGATCGGTGGGGCGATCCAGATCAACAACGGCACGTTCGCCGGTGAATACAACCGTATTCGCGGCAACGTGAGTGGGGCCAGCCGAATCGGCCTCGGCAGCACCGCCAATCCGGCTGTGCCGATCACCGCCACCAACAACTGGTGGGGGTGTGTCGGCGGACCCGGTGCGAGCGGATGCGACGCGGTCGCGGTGGCCACCTCGACCAAGCCGACCGTCACCCCGTTTCTCACGCTGACGGCCACGGCGAATCCGACCCCGATCATCGCAGCCGATCGGTCCGCGGTGATCACTGCATCCCTGCTGAAGAACTCGGCCGGGACCGCGATTGGTGCGTCGAAGCTCACAGCCTTCGCCGGGCTGCCGATCGCGTGGTCGACTCCGCTGCCCAGCGGGGCAACCCTCGTGCCCGCCACGACCGTGCTGAACGCCGGTGTCGCCACCGCGAACTATGACGCACGCGCGACCGAAGGCGTCGGAGGCGCTCGGGCCGCACTCGACGGCTCACCGGCGATCGCCGTGCTCGAAGTGCACACGAAGCCCGCGATCACCAGCGGCGCCTCGGCGGTCTTCCTTGTTGGGGCGGCGGCGGCGACAACGATCACGACGACGGGCTTCCCGGCGCCCTCCATCGCGACGAGTGATGCGCTGCCGGAGGGGCTCACGTTCGTCGACTCGGGAGACGGCACGGCCACTATTGCCGGTACGCCGGTGGCCGGTTCAGGTGGGGACTATGCGCTTGCGATCAGGGCGTCGAACAGCGCAGGCTCGGCCGCCGGCAAGACCCTCACCGTGCAGGTTCGGGAGGCGCCTGGATTCTCGAGCGCCACGGCGGCTCAGTTCGCACGAGGCACCGAGCAGACGTTCACCGTTCGAGCCGGCGGATTCCCCAACTCGACAATTGCTCTCTCGGGCACGCTGCCCGACGGGATCAGCTTCACGGCGAAGGCGGACGGAACCGCCACGCTTTCGGGCACGCCGACGGTGAGCGGCACGTTCCCGCTCACGTTCACGGCGACGAACGGCATCAACCCGGCGGCAGCGCAGGGCTTTACGTTGACTGTGGTGCAGCCGGCTGCGATCACAACGCAGCCGGAGTCGACGACGGCCATCGCAGGAACCGATGTGGAATTCGCGGCCGGGGCCTCCGGGTTCCCCGTTCCCACGGTGCAGTGGCAGGTGTCGACGGATGCCGGCGCGTCCTTCACCAACGTGCCCGGTGCCACCTCGACGACGTATCGTTTCAGCGCGACTCAAGCACAGAACGGCAACCGCTATCGTGTGGTGTTCAGCAACGGCACGGTTGCCACGACGATGGCCGCCACGCTGACTGTCGGCACTGCCCCGACCCTCACGAGCGCACCCTCCGCCGTGTTTTCCCAGGGCGTGGCCGGGCAATCATTCACCGTGGTCAGCACCGGGTCGCCGGCCGCCACGCTCAGTCTCGGCGCGGGAGCACCGGGCTGGCTGACCCTGACGGCCAGCGGCCCCGGAACCGCAACGGTAACCGGAACGCCGCCCGCGGGAAGTGCACGAGTGTGGACCTTCCCGATCGTTGCGGCGAATGGTTTCGGCACCGGAGACGTGCAGACATTCGCTCTGACGGTGACCGCCGCCCCCGTGCTCACGAGTCCGAACCGCTCAACCTTCCGCGTCGGATCAGTCGGCTCCTTCGCCGTGACCACGACGGCCGGCGAACCCAACGCGACCACCATCACCCTGATGGGGGCGCTGCCGACCGGCGTGAGCTTCACCGACAATGGTGACGGCACGGCGACGTTGGCGGGAACGCCGGCCGCGGCATCCGGTGGGGTGTATGAACTCACCCTCACCGCGAGCAACGGAATTGCGCCGAACCCGGTGCAGACGTTCACTCTGACCGTCAACGAATCGCCCGTCGTCACGACCGATCCGGCCAATTCTCTGAGCCTTGTCGGTGCCGAGGTCACGTTCACGGCTGCGGCACGAGGATTCCCGATTCCGACCGTTCAGTGGCAGGTGGCCACGACCGCGAGCGGGCCGTTCACGGATCTCGCCGGAGAGACCCAGCCCACGGTGACGTTCGCGGCGGCGCAGTCGCAGAACGGCAACCGGTATCGGGCTGTCTTCAGCAACGGAAGCACCGCGACCACGGCCGAGGCCACCCTCGTGGTGGGCCGCGCTCCGGTCATCACGAGTTCCGACACGGTGAATTTCCTGGCCGGCGGTGGCGAACAATCGTTCGCCCTGACCGCCGACGGATCCCCGGCGGCGCTGTTCACCGTCGCCGCCACGGAAGCCGTTTGGTCGTGGCTGAGATCGGAAAGTGGGCTCAACGGCCCTCCACGGCTCTACGGCACCCCGCCGGGAAGCCCGGGCACCGAATACACGGTTCAGGTTCAAGCGTCGAATAGTTTTGGGCGTTCCGCCGTGCAGAACATCACAATCAGGGTTGTGCAGGCGCCCTCAATCACGTTGAATCCGCTGCCGCAGAGCGTGATTGCGGGCGAGGTCGCGACATTCTCTGCCGGGGCATCGGGTTATCCGCAGCCCACCGTGCGCTGGCAGGTCTCGACTGACGGTGGCACCGCGTTCACGAACGTCACCGGGCTGACTGCGACCGCCGAGACACTCGAGGTCGCTTCGGCGCAGAGTCAGAACGGCTGGCTCTACCGGGCCGTCTACACGAACTCGATCGGCTCGACGACAACGGATGCGGCGCTTCTCACTGTTGGCACACCGCCACAGATCACCAGCGGCGCCACCGCGACGTTCACGGTCGACAGCGGCGCACAACGCGCTGCGATCACGACGTCGGGAACGCCCCGTGCGACGCTCGCGCTGACGGATGGCCTCATCGGTGGCGTGACCAGCCCGGTTCCGGCCTGGCTGAGCCTGGCCGATGCCGGCGATGGCACCGGCACGCTGGGGGGCACTCCGCCCGTCGGCAGTGGCGGGGTGTACGACCTCACGCTCACCGCATCCAACGGCTTTGGTGCCGACGCGGTGCAGACGTTCACCCTCACCGTCAACGAGGCTCCGGTTGTGACGAGCGCGGCGCAGGCCGCATTCGAGGCCGGCGTTCCGGGAGATTTCACGGTCACAACAGGCGCGGGGTTCCCGGCCAACCCGACTCTCACCCTCGCCGGAGCACTGCCGACTGGCGTGACGTTCGTCGACAACGGTGACGGAACGGCGACTCTCGCCGGAACGGCCGCTGCGAAAACGGGAGGCAGCTACGCCGTGACCGTGACCGCACGGAATGCGTCGGGTGCGTCCGTTACGCAGGCGCTCACGGTGGTCGTCGCTGAAGCGCCGCACTTCGCCGGTGACGCATCGGCTCACGTCACGCATGGCATCGTTGCTGCGGTCACGATCGCAACTGAATTCGGCTTCCCCGACACCGTGGCGATCACGACGGCCTCGCCGCTGCCGGGTGGGCTGACGTTCACCGACAACGGCGACGGAACCGCAACTCTCGCCGGCGTTGCGACCGACCCGGTGGGAACATCCGTCGATCTGCTGCTGAGCGCAACGAACGGCGTGGGAACGGATGCCACCCGGACCCTGACCCTGTCGGTCGTCGCCGCGGCCGTGGTGCCGCTGCCGATCGTGCTGCCACCGAGCACCGGCGTGCTCGAGGGAGTGCCTGACACGGCCCGCCCCGGCCAGACGATCACCGTGACGGCGACCGGTTTTGCGGCGGGGGCGCCGATCACGTTCGGGATCTACTCGACCCCGCGCCAGCTGGCGCAGGCTACGGCGGATGCGTCGGGCTCGGCCACGACGCAGCTCACGCTCCCGAGCGATCTGCTCGGCCTGCACACGCTGGCGGCTTCAGGGCTCACCCAGCAGGGCGCAGAGCGCTTCGTGACCCATGCGGTGACGCTCGAAAAGGCGTCCGTGCCGCCGGTGAATCCGCCGGATACGGATGGCAATGGCAGCGGGACCGGCAGTGGGAACGGGGCCGGCAGCGGCTCCGGCGTGATCGCCAGCACGGGAGTCGCGGGTGACGTGACGCTGCTGGCCGGCCTGGCACTGCTGATGCTCGCCGGCGGACTCCTGATCGCCGTGCGGCGTCGCCGAGCACATCTCTAG
- a CDS encoding zinc-dependent alcohol dehydrogenase family protein produces MRATVIHGERDIRLEDVADPVLSTGGDAIVKVVAACVCGSDLWPYRGVTPTNEPHRIGHEFVGIVQEIGPDVARIAVGDFVIAPFYDCDNTCINCRNGVSTSCLAGGWWGSHDKIGGFADGAQGELVRVPHADGTLVATEQMPTAEQIPGLLTLADVMGTGHHAAVSAGVTTGSSVVVVGDGAVGLCAVIASKRLGASRIVMMSRNPERQALAREFGATDIIEQRGDDGVERIRELLDGIGADCVLECVGTKESMDQAIRGARPGGMVGYVGAPNGGPELPVRSLFNRNVGVNGGVASVRGYIEELLPDVLSGAIEPGRVFDLELPLTDVAEAYAAMDERRAIKVLLRP; encoded by the coding sequence ATGCGCGCAACAGTGATTCACGGTGAACGAGACATCCGGCTCGAAGACGTGGCCGACCCGGTGCTCTCCACCGGCGGCGACGCGATCGTGAAGGTGGTCGCCGCCTGCGTCTGCGGTTCAGACCTCTGGCCCTACCGTGGCGTGACACCCACGAACGAACCGCATCGTATCGGTCATGAATTCGTTGGCATCGTGCAGGAGATCGGCCCGGATGTCGCCCGCATCGCGGTGGGGGACTTCGTGATTGCCCCGTTCTACGACTGCGACAACACGTGCATCAACTGCCGCAACGGCGTGAGCACCTCGTGTCTCGCCGGCGGTTGGTGGGGCTCACACGACAAAATCGGTGGATTCGCCGATGGTGCGCAAGGCGAACTCGTGCGGGTTCCGCACGCCGACGGCACCCTCGTGGCCACCGAACAGATGCCAACGGCCGAGCAGATTCCCGGCCTACTGACCCTCGCCGACGTGATGGGCACCGGGCATCACGCCGCGGTCTCGGCCGGCGTGACGACGGGCAGCAGCGTCGTCGTTGTCGGCGATGGCGCCGTCGGCCTCTGCGCCGTGATCGCGAGCAAGCGCCTCGGGGCCAGCCGCATCGTCATGATGAGCCGCAATCCAGAACGCCAGGCGCTCGCCCGAGAGTTCGGAGCGACCGACATCATCGAGCAGCGCGGGGATGACGGCGTGGAGCGCATCCGTGAGCTGTTGGACGGCATCGGTGCCGACTGTGTGCTCGAATGTGTCGGCACCAAGGAGTCGATGGATCAGGCGATCCGCGGGGCGCGTCCCGGCGGAATGGTCGGCTATGTCGGCGCCCCGAACGGCGGGCCAGAGTTGCCGGTTCGCTCGCTGTTCAACCGCAACGTCGGCGTGAACGGCGGGGTGGCATCCGTGCGCGGTTACATCGAAGAGTTGCTGCCCGACGTGCTCTCGGGTGCGATCGAGCCCGGGCGGGTATTCGACCTGGAGCTTCCGCTGACGGATGTCGCCGAGGCCTACGCCGCGATGGATGAACGCCGGGCGATCAAGGTGCTGCTGCGCCCGTAG
- a CDS encoding TetR/AcrR family transcriptional regulator, whose product MGRTQTFDSTQVVRAARDVFWDKGFDAASLPDLEAATGLGRSSLYHAFGSKRGLFDAAVQDYLDTIIRPRLAVLTEAPLSTDAVGEYFGGLIQAIETLHEDSPQRGCLLVNSAIFASHDEALRGVIENYRAELHDAIGQALRSRFTDASSETIVQRTRLLTSLTVSALLIARINRAEAVAVLHSALDLLADWE is encoded by the coding sequence ATGGGACGAACCCAAACTTTTGACAGCACCCAGGTGGTTCGCGCTGCCCGCGATGTGTTCTGGGACAAAGGCTTCGATGCCGCCTCCCTGCCCGATCTCGAAGCGGCAACCGGCCTGGGCCGCTCCAGCCTTTACCACGCCTTTGGCAGCAAGCGCGGCCTGTTCGACGCTGCGGTGCAGGACTACCTCGACACCATCATCCGTCCTCGGCTCGCGGTTCTCACCGAAGCCCCCCTGTCAACGGATGCCGTCGGTGAGTATTTCGGCGGACTGATTCAGGCCATCGAGACGCTGCACGAGGATTCGCCCCAACGCGGCTGCCTCCTGGTGAACAGCGCGATCTTCGCCTCGCACGACGAGGCCCTGCGCGGCGTGATCGAGAACTACCGCGCCGAACTGCATGATGCGATCGGGCAGGCGCTGCGCAGTCGATTCACGGATGCCTCGTCCGAGACGATCGTCCAGCGCACGCGGCTTCTCACGTCGCTGACGGTCAGCGCACTACTCATCGCCCGAATCAACCGGGCGGAAGCAGTGGCGGTGCTGCACAGCGCCCTGGACCTGCTGGCCGACTGGGAGTAG
- a CDS encoding NADP-dependent oxidoreductase, with product MNSTPAAAAPNAPADTALSTQIQLAARPVGWPTHDNFRTVTVELPPLSDGQVRVVNEFVSVDPYMRGRMNDVKSYTPPYALDATMTGGAVGRVVASASDTLAVGDVVLHNFGWRDIVQEDATAGFRVVPELPGVPLSAYLGILGLTGLTAYIGLLDIAALKEGDTVFISGAAGAVGTAAGQIARLKGAGRVIGSAGTAEKIALLTEKYGYDAAFNYREGPVRAQLAAAAPDGIDVYFDNVGGDHLEAALASFNDGGRAAMCGAIGSYNSTEPTPGPNNMGNLVTRGLTLKGFTVGHYMHHFPEFMREMTEWFQNGDIVFDETVVDGIEHSVDAFFDLMRGGNIGKMVVRVGAGSRLSDAG from the coding sequence ATGAACTCAACGCCAGCCGCCGCTGCGCCCAATGCCCCAGCCGACACCGCCCTCAGCACCCAGATTCAGCTCGCGGCGAGGCCGGTCGGCTGGCCGACCCACGACAATTTCCGCACCGTGACCGTCGAGCTGCCGCCACTTTCCGACGGCCAGGTGCGCGTCGTCAACGAGTTCGTCTCGGTCGATCCGTACATGCGCGGCCGCATGAACGACGTCAAGAGCTACACCCCGCCCTACGCGCTTGACGCGACCATGACCGGCGGCGCGGTCGGCCGAGTGGTCGCATCGGCCAGCGACACGCTCGCCGTCGGCGATGTGGTGCTGCACAACTTCGGCTGGCGCGACATCGTGCAGGAGGATGCCACCGCCGGTTTTCGTGTGGTGCCCGAACTACCCGGCGTGCCGCTTTCGGCCTACCTCGGAATTTTAGGTCTGACCGGCCTCACGGCATACATCGGACTGCTCGACATCGCCGCGCTGAAAGAAGGCGACACTGTCTTCATCTCGGGAGCAGCCGGAGCCGTGGGCACTGCCGCCGGCCAGATCGCCCGGCTCAAGGGCGCGGGCCGGGTGATCGGTTCGGCCGGAACCGCCGAGAAGATCGCACTCCTGACCGAAAAGTACGGCTATGACGCCGCGTTCAACTACCGGGAGGGGCCCGTTCGGGCGCAGCTTGCCGCGGCAGCTCCCGACGGCATCGACGTGTACTTCGACAACGTCGGAGGCGACCACCTCGAAGCCGCCCTCGCCTCGTTCAATGACGGTGGACGCGCGGCGATGTGCGGCGCGATCGGGTCCTACAACAGCACCGAGCCCACCCCCGGTCCGAACAATATGGGCAACCTCGTCACGCGTGGACTCACGCTGAAGGGGTTCACCGTGGGCCACTATATGCACCACTTCCCCGAGTTCATGCGCGAGATGACCGAGTGGTTCCAGAACGGTGACATCGTCTTCGATGAGACGGTCGTCGATGGCATCGAGCACAGTGTCGACGCCTTCTTCGACCTGATGCGCGGCGGCAACATCGGCAAGATGGTCGTGCGTGTCGGCGCAGGAAGCCGTCTCAGCGACGCGGGTTGA
- a CDS encoding nitroreductase family protein codes for MTLITDTVNRSADTEAPLLVTLAERWSPRGYDANAVIDDSTLTTVLEAARWAPSAANMQPARFIVTRRGSAGFTTIHDSLTGFNKAWADSASVLIANVADATMKPDQDNPWASYDLGQAVAHLSIQAQHEGIHTHQMGGFDAAALATAFGLGGKQVVVSVIALGMLADVATLSPEVLERESTPRTRKPLGELLLAND; via the coding sequence ATGACACTGATCACCGACACCGTCAACCGATCCGCCGACACCGAAGCTCCCCTGCTCGTCACCCTGGCCGAGCGCTGGAGCCCCCGGGGCTATGACGCCAACGCCGTCATCGACGACAGCACCCTCACCACCGTGCTCGAGGCCGCCCGCTGGGCACCGTCGGCGGCAAATATGCAGCCGGCCCGCTTCATCGTCACCCGCCGCGGCTCGGCGGGCTTTACCACCATCCACGACAGCCTGACCGGATTCAACAAGGCCTGGGCCGATTCGGCCAGCGTGCTGATCGCCAACGTCGCAGACGCCACGATGAAGCCCGACCAGGACAACCCCTGGGCCAGCTACGACTTGGGTCAGGCCGTCGCGCACCTCAGCATCCAGGCCCAGCACGAGGGCATCCACACCCACCAGATGGGTGGATTCGACGCCGCCGCTCTCGCCACGGCCTTCGGCCTCGGCGGGAAGCAGGTCGTCGTCTCGGTCATCGCTCTCGGCATGCTGGCGGATGTCGCCACCCTGAGCCCCGAGGTTCTTGAGCGCGAGTCCACGCCGCGCACCCGCAAGCCGCTGGGCGAGCTGCTCCTCGCGAACGACTAA
- a CDS encoding long-chain-fatty-acid--CoA ligase, translating to MSVFDTKPWLSAYAPGVPQSVQLPTDSLVDMMDAAVTRYRSAIALDFFGATTSYSRLGDEISRVASGLRKLGVTAGDRVALVLPNCPQHIVAFYAVLRLGAIVVEHNPLYTPRELRHQFEDHGARVAIVWDKLVDTVVAFPKDIAVRTVVSVDLTRAMPASKRFALRLPIRKARDARAALTSARLSTGATSWQSLLGARPLRRSFPRPAPGDTAVLQYTSGTTGSPKGAILTHFNLRVNALQGAAWVPGLKPGVEVVYAVLPMFHAYGLTLCLTFAMSMGARLVLFPKFDPDLVLDAARTSPPTFLPAVPPIYDRLVRAAESRRVSLSSIRFAISGAMNLPVATVERWEEATGGLLVEGYGMTETSPVAAGNPIGPSRRPGTVGVPFPNTEIRVVDPEDSTVDRGFDEEGELLIRGPQVFSGYWNRPDESAAVLLADGWLRTGDIVTVSADGFITIVDRIKELIITGGFNVAPSEVEETLMSHPDVADVAVVGLPRASGGEDVTAAVVLVPGAELNVEALRAYSRHRLSAYKVPRRIVQVDELPHSLIGKVLRRQVRAQLLTNP from the coding sequence ATGAGCGTCTTCGACACCAAACCGTGGCTGAGCGCCTACGCACCCGGCGTTCCGCAGTCGGTCCAGCTCCCCACCGACTCGTTGGTCGACATGATGGATGCCGCCGTCACGAGATACCGGTCGGCGATCGCCCTCGACTTCTTCGGCGCCACCACGAGCTACAGCCGCCTGGGCGACGAGATCTCGCGCGTCGCATCCGGTCTGCGCAAGCTCGGTGTCACAGCCGGCGATCGGGTCGCACTGGTGCTGCCGAACTGCCCGCAGCATATCGTGGCGTTCTACGCCGTGCTGCGGCTCGGCGCCATCGTCGTCGAACACAACCCGCTCTACACGCCGCGCGAACTGCGGCACCAGTTCGAGGATCACGGCGCCCGGGTCGCCATCGTCTGGGACAAACTTGTCGACACGGTTGTGGCGTTCCCGAAAGACATCGCGGTACGCACCGTCGTCTCGGTCGACCTCACCCGCGCGATGCCGGCGAGCAAACGCTTCGCCCTGCGCCTGCCGATTCGCAAGGCCCGGGACGCCCGCGCCGCGCTCACCAGTGCACGGCTCAGCACGGGAGCCACCAGCTGGCAGTCGCTGCTGGGTGCCCGTCCGCTGCGCCGCTCGTTCCCCCGCCCGGCCCCCGGCGACACCGCTGTGCTGCAGTACACGAGTGGCACAACCGGGTCACCCAAGGGCGCCATCCTCACCCATTTCAACCTGCGGGTGAATGCCCTGCAGGGCGCCGCCTGGGTGCCCGGCCTGAAACCCGGCGTCGAGGTCGTCTACGCCGTTCTGCCCATGTTCCACGCCTACGGACTCACCCTCTGTCTCACCTTCGCCATGAGCATGGGCGCCCGGCTGGTGCTGTTCCCCAAGTTCGACCCCGACTTGGTTCTGGATGCCGCGCGCACCAGCCCGCCCACCTTCCTGCCCGCGGTGCCGCCGATCTACGACCGACTGGTGCGCGCGGCAGAGAGCCGCAGGGTGAGCCTGTCGAGCATCCGTTTTGCAATTTCGGGCGCGATGAATCTGCCCGTGGCGACGGTTGAGCGCTGGGAGGAGGCCACGGGCGGGCTTCTCGTCGAGGGCTATGGCATGACCGAAACCTCCCCCGTGGCCGCCGGCAACCCGATCGGACCGTCCCGACGACCCGGCACCGTCGGCGTGCCGTTTCCGAACACCGAGATTCGGGTGGTCGACCCCGAGGATTCTACGGTTGACCGCGGCTTCGATGAGGAGGGCGAGTTGCTCATTCGCGGGCCTCAGGTGTTCTCGGGCTATTGGAATCGGCCCGACGAAAGCGCGGCCGTGCTGCTGGCCGATGGCTGGTTGCGCACTGGTGACATCGTGACGGTCTCCGCGGACGGCTTCATAACCATCGTCGACCGCATCAAGGAACTCATCATCACGGGCGGGTTCAATGTGGCGCCCTCCGAGGTTGAGGAGACCCTGATGTCGCATCCGGATGTTGCAGATGTGGCCGTTGTCGGCCTTCCGCGCGCGAGCGGCGGAGAGGATGTCACGGCCGCCGTCGTGCTCGTGCCCGGCGCTGAGCTCAACGTGGAAGCCCTCCGCGCTTACTCCCGCCATCGATTGTCGGCGTACAAGGTGCCGCGTCGCATCGTGCAGGTCGACGAGTTGCCGCATTCGCTCATCGGCAAGGTGCTGCGCCGCCAGGTGCGTGCGCAGCTTCTCACAAATCCATAG